Proteins co-encoded in one Medicago truncatula cultivar Jemalong A17 chromosome 8, MtrunA17r5.0-ANR, whole genome shotgun sequence genomic window:
- the LOC11424636 gene encoding exosome complex exonuclease RRP44 homolog A isoform X1, whose amino-acid sequence MLHNKSFVKKTKGGKVIRQVREHYLRDDIYCGAPSCTICNTSGARLSASPSTILVLDTNVVLNQIDLLENPAIDDVVVLSIVLDEVKNKNLSVYNRLRAICSNPMRKFFVFSNEYHRDTYVKEMSGETKNDRNDRAIRVASQWYQKHLGDAIKVLLVTNDKENKRKASEEGICAETVESYVKSLDRPDLLDLLVRPSSEDVEMEDVEDHRPSKRKIIYAEHKPMSEITSGLHRGIYHQGKLRVNRYNPFEAYVGSESIGDEIIIYGRSNMNRAFDGDIVAVELLPQDQWQGEKSMSIASEEDEDDDDVHLAPNSADVAPRTIPQQSSTGEINAGSGRPSGCIVGIIKRNWQSYCGSLEPMPIPGGSRGVAYALFVSKDRRFPKIRIQTRQLENLLDKRIIVSVDSWDRQSRYPSGHYVRTVGKIGDKDTETEVVLIENDINSRPFSAQVLACLPPLPWSVSSEDLSIPFRQDLRHLRVFSVDPPGCKDIDDALHCIALPNGNFDVGVHIADVTNFVFPGTPLDDEASQRGTSVYLVEKRIDMLPKPLTEDVCSLRSDVERLAFSVIWEMTPEADIISTRYTKSVIKSAAALSYVEAQARMDDSRLMDPVTTDLRNMNSLAKKMRLRRIENGALTLASAEVKFQIDTETHNPLDIGIYQIKEANQMVEEFMLAANVSVAQQILKSFPLCSLLRRHPTPTKEMLEPLLRVSAAIGLNLDVSSSKALADSLDHAVGDDPYFNKLIRILTTRCMSQAVYFCSGDLSPPEYHHYGLATPLYTHFTSPIRRYADVIVHRLLAASIGISKLPSVFQDRLQLTSIADNLNYRHRNAQMAGRASVELNTLIYFRTRPTDTEARVVKIRSNGFFVFVPKFGIEGPVYLTTRAEKGSGEWYVDEQEQKIKKMDGSFSYSILQTVQIHLEVVEPQPNRPKLQLTLI is encoded by the exons ATGCTTCACAACAAGTCCTTCGTTAAGAAAACCAAAGGTGGCAAAGTCATAAGG CAAGTAAGGGAACACTACTTGCGTGATGATATATATTGCGGAGCTCCGTCTTGCACTATCTGTAACACTTCTGGTGCTAGACTCAGTGCTTCTCCTTCCACTATTCTTGTTCTCGACACTAATGTTGTTCTTAATCAG ATTGATTTGCTGGAGAATCCCgctattgatgatgttgttgtacTGTCTATTGTGTTGGACGAGGTCAAGAACAAGAATTTGTCGGTTTATAATCGGTTAAGAGCTATTTGTAGTAATCCAATGAGgaaattctttgttttttccaATGAGTACCACAG GGATACATATGTTAAGGAAATGAGTGGGGAAACTAAAAATGACAGGAATGATAGAG CTATTCGAGTGGCTTCACAGTGGTATCAGAAACATCTAGGTGATGCAATAAAGGTTTTGCTTGTAACTAATGATAAAGAGAACAAACGGAAGGCGAGTGAAGAGGGCATTTGTGCAGAAACAG tTGAGTCATATGTCAAGTCTTTGGACCGACCTGATTTACTTGACCTGCTTGTGCGGCCTTCATCTGAAGACGTGGAGATGGAAGATGTTGAAGATCATAGACCATCCAAGAGGAAAATAATTTACGCAGAG CATAAACCAATGTCAGAAATCACATCTGGTTTGCATCGTGGAATATATCATCAAGGGAAACTTCGTGTAAACCGTTACAATCCATTCGAAGCATATGTCGGGAGTGAGAGCATTGGCGATGAGATAATTATTTATGGGCGATCTAACATGAACCGAGCTTTTGATGGTGATATTGTGGCAGTTGAACTTCTGCCTCAGGACCAATGGCAAGGGGAGAAGTCTATGTCTATAGCTAGTGAAG AagatgaggatgatgatgatgttcatCTAGCCCCGAACAGCGCTGATGTTGCACCCCGAACTATTCCTCAGCAAAGTTCTACTGGAGAAATAAATGCTGGATCCGGTCGCCCTTCTGGTTGTATCGTTGGTATTATAAAGAGAAACTGGCAATC gTATTGTGGATCTTTGGAGCCAATGCCTATACCTGGAGGGAGTCGTGGTGTGGCCTATGCCTTATTTGTCTCCAAAGATCGTAGATTTCCCAAGATTCGTATCCAAACCCGCCAACTTGAGAACCTTTTGGACAAAAGGATTATTGTATCAGTTGATTCTTGGGATCGTCAATCTCGATATCCATCTGGCCATTATGTGCGGACTGTAGGAAAGATAGGTGATAAAGATACTGAAACTGAG GTGGTCTTGAtagaaaatgatataaattcAAGGCCATTCTCTGCACAAGTGCTAGCATGCCTGCCACCATTGCCATGGTCAGTCTCTTCTGAAGATTTGTCCATTCCATTTAGGCAAGATTTGCGTCACTTGCGTGTCTTCAGTGTGGACCCTCCAG GCTGCAAGGATATTGATGATGCACTCCACTGCATTGCTCTTCCAAATGGAAACTTTGATGTTGGAGTTC ATATTGCCGATGTTACAAATTTTGTGTTTCCTGGCACTCCTCTCGATGATGAGGCTTCTCAAAGGGGTACATCAGTTTACCTTGTTGAGAAGCGAATAGACATGCTTCCAAAACCTTTAACAGAGG ACGTATGTTCTCTTCGGTCTGATGTGGAGAGGCTAGCATTTTCTGTCATATGG GAAATGACACCTGAAGCAGATATCATTTCCACCAGATACACAAAAAGTGTCATAAAATCTGCTGCGGCATTGTCTTATGTTGAAGCACAAGCGAGGATGGATGATAG TCGATTGATGGACCCAGTAACTACTGACTTGAGAAACATGAATAGTTTAGCCAAG AAAATGAGATTAAGGCGTATTGAGAACGGAGCTTTGACTCTTGCATCTGCAGAAGTCAAATTTCAAATTGACACAGAGACTCACAATCCCCTTGATATTG GTATATACCAGATAAAGGAAGCCAATCAAATGGTGGAGGAGTTTATGCTTGCTGCTAATGTTTCTGTTGCGCAACAAATTCTTAAAAGTTTTCCTTTGTGCTCATTATTGAG GCGACATCCAACTCCAACTAAAGAGATGCTTGAACCCTTGCTACGTGTTTCTGCTGCGATTGGTCTAAACTTGGATGTCTCATCATCAAAAGCATTGGCTGACTCTCTTGACCATGCTGtg GGTGATGATCCATATTTCAACAAGTTGATCCGCATTCTGACAACTAGGTGCATGAGTCag GCAGTTTATTTCTGTAGTGGGGATCTTAGCCCTCCAGAATATCATCATTACGGGCTTGCAACACCTTTATATACCCATTTCACATCACCTATAAGAAGATATGCTG atgtCATTGTACACAGGCTACTTGCTGCTTCTATAGGAATATCCAAGTTACCGTCTGTATTTCAAGACAGACTGCAGCTCACCAGTATTGCAGACA ATTTAAATTATAGGCACAGGAATGCTCAGATGGCAGGGCGGGCCTCTGTAGAGCTGAATACTCTCATTTATTTCCGAACTAG GCCAACTGATACCGAGGCTAGGGTAGTCAAGATAAGATCTAAtggtttttttgtgtttgttccCAA ATTCGGCATAGAAGGACCTGTATATTTGACAACAAGAGCTGAAAAGGGTAGCGGAGAATGGTATGTAGATGAACAAGAGCAGAAGATTAAAAAGATGGATGGTAGCTTTTCATACAGCATTTTGCAGACTGTACAAATTCACTTGGAGGTTGTGGAGCCTCAACCTAACCGGCCAAAGCTTCAGCTTACTCTCATCTAG
- the LOC11424636 gene encoding exosome complex exonuclease RRP44 homolog A isoform X2 — protein MLHNKSFVKKTKGGKVIRQVREHYLRDDIYCGAPSCTICNTSGARLSASPSTILVLDTNVVLNQIDLLENPAIDDVVVLSIVLDEVKNKNLSVYNRLRAICSNPMRKFFVFSNEYHRDTYVKEMSGETKNDRNDRAIRVASQWYQKHLGDAIKVLLVTNDKENKRKASEEGICAETVESYVKSLDRPDLLDLLVRPSSEDVEMEDVEDHRPSKRKIIYAEHKPMSEITSGLHRGIYHQGKLRVNRYNPFEAYVGSESIGDEIIIYGRSNMNRAFDGDIVAVELLPQDQWQGEKSMSIASEDEDDDDVHLAPNSADVAPRTIPQQSSTGEINAGSGRPSGCIVGIIKRNWQSYCGSLEPMPIPGGSRGVAYALFVSKDRRFPKIRIQTRQLENLLDKRIIVSVDSWDRQSRYPSGHYVRTVGKIGDKDTETEVVLIENDINSRPFSAQVLACLPPLPWSVSSEDLSIPFRQDLRHLRVFSVDPPGCKDIDDALHCIALPNGNFDVGVHIADVTNFVFPGTPLDDEASQRGTSVYLVEKRIDMLPKPLTEDVCSLRSDVERLAFSVIWEMTPEADIISTRYTKSVIKSAAALSYVEAQARMDDSRLMDPVTTDLRNMNSLAKKMRLRRIENGALTLASAEVKFQIDTETHNPLDIGIYQIKEANQMVEEFMLAANVSVAQQILKSFPLCSLLRRHPTPTKEMLEPLLRVSAAIGLNLDVSSSKALADSLDHAVGDDPYFNKLIRILTTRCMSQAVYFCSGDLSPPEYHHYGLATPLYTHFTSPIRRYADVIVHRLLAASIGISKLPSVFQDRLQLTSIADNLNYRHRNAQMAGRASVELNTLIYFRTRPTDTEARVVKIRSNGFFVFVPKFGIEGPVYLTTRAEKGSGEWYVDEQEQKIKKMDGSFSYSILQTVQIHLEVVEPQPNRPKLQLTLI, from the exons ATGCTTCACAACAAGTCCTTCGTTAAGAAAACCAAAGGTGGCAAAGTCATAAGG CAAGTAAGGGAACACTACTTGCGTGATGATATATATTGCGGAGCTCCGTCTTGCACTATCTGTAACACTTCTGGTGCTAGACTCAGTGCTTCTCCTTCCACTATTCTTGTTCTCGACACTAATGTTGTTCTTAATCAG ATTGATTTGCTGGAGAATCCCgctattgatgatgttgttgtacTGTCTATTGTGTTGGACGAGGTCAAGAACAAGAATTTGTCGGTTTATAATCGGTTAAGAGCTATTTGTAGTAATCCAATGAGgaaattctttgttttttccaATGAGTACCACAG GGATACATATGTTAAGGAAATGAGTGGGGAAACTAAAAATGACAGGAATGATAGAG CTATTCGAGTGGCTTCACAGTGGTATCAGAAACATCTAGGTGATGCAATAAAGGTTTTGCTTGTAACTAATGATAAAGAGAACAAACGGAAGGCGAGTGAAGAGGGCATTTGTGCAGAAACAG tTGAGTCATATGTCAAGTCTTTGGACCGACCTGATTTACTTGACCTGCTTGTGCGGCCTTCATCTGAAGACGTGGAGATGGAAGATGTTGAAGATCATAGACCATCCAAGAGGAAAATAATTTACGCAGAG CATAAACCAATGTCAGAAATCACATCTGGTTTGCATCGTGGAATATATCATCAAGGGAAACTTCGTGTAAACCGTTACAATCCATTCGAAGCATATGTCGGGAGTGAGAGCATTGGCGATGAGATAATTATTTATGGGCGATCTAACATGAACCGAGCTTTTGATGGTGATATTGTGGCAGTTGAACTTCTGCCTCAGGACCAATGGCAAGGGGAGAAGTCTATGTCTATAGCTAGTGAAG atgaggatgatgatgatgttcatCTAGCCCCGAACAGCGCTGATGTTGCACCCCGAACTATTCCTCAGCAAAGTTCTACTGGAGAAATAAATGCTGGATCCGGTCGCCCTTCTGGTTGTATCGTTGGTATTATAAAGAGAAACTGGCAATC gTATTGTGGATCTTTGGAGCCAATGCCTATACCTGGAGGGAGTCGTGGTGTGGCCTATGCCTTATTTGTCTCCAAAGATCGTAGATTTCCCAAGATTCGTATCCAAACCCGCCAACTTGAGAACCTTTTGGACAAAAGGATTATTGTATCAGTTGATTCTTGGGATCGTCAATCTCGATATCCATCTGGCCATTATGTGCGGACTGTAGGAAAGATAGGTGATAAAGATACTGAAACTGAG GTGGTCTTGAtagaaaatgatataaattcAAGGCCATTCTCTGCACAAGTGCTAGCATGCCTGCCACCATTGCCATGGTCAGTCTCTTCTGAAGATTTGTCCATTCCATTTAGGCAAGATTTGCGTCACTTGCGTGTCTTCAGTGTGGACCCTCCAG GCTGCAAGGATATTGATGATGCACTCCACTGCATTGCTCTTCCAAATGGAAACTTTGATGTTGGAGTTC ATATTGCCGATGTTACAAATTTTGTGTTTCCTGGCACTCCTCTCGATGATGAGGCTTCTCAAAGGGGTACATCAGTTTACCTTGTTGAGAAGCGAATAGACATGCTTCCAAAACCTTTAACAGAGG ACGTATGTTCTCTTCGGTCTGATGTGGAGAGGCTAGCATTTTCTGTCATATGG GAAATGACACCTGAAGCAGATATCATTTCCACCAGATACACAAAAAGTGTCATAAAATCTGCTGCGGCATTGTCTTATGTTGAAGCACAAGCGAGGATGGATGATAG TCGATTGATGGACCCAGTAACTACTGACTTGAGAAACATGAATAGTTTAGCCAAG AAAATGAGATTAAGGCGTATTGAGAACGGAGCTTTGACTCTTGCATCTGCAGAAGTCAAATTTCAAATTGACACAGAGACTCACAATCCCCTTGATATTG GTATATACCAGATAAAGGAAGCCAATCAAATGGTGGAGGAGTTTATGCTTGCTGCTAATGTTTCTGTTGCGCAACAAATTCTTAAAAGTTTTCCTTTGTGCTCATTATTGAG GCGACATCCAACTCCAACTAAAGAGATGCTTGAACCCTTGCTACGTGTTTCTGCTGCGATTGGTCTAAACTTGGATGTCTCATCATCAAAAGCATTGGCTGACTCTCTTGACCATGCTGtg GGTGATGATCCATATTTCAACAAGTTGATCCGCATTCTGACAACTAGGTGCATGAGTCag GCAGTTTATTTCTGTAGTGGGGATCTTAGCCCTCCAGAATATCATCATTACGGGCTTGCAACACCTTTATATACCCATTTCACATCACCTATAAGAAGATATGCTG atgtCATTGTACACAGGCTACTTGCTGCTTCTATAGGAATATCCAAGTTACCGTCTGTATTTCAAGACAGACTGCAGCTCACCAGTATTGCAGACA ATTTAAATTATAGGCACAGGAATGCTCAGATGGCAGGGCGGGCCTCTGTAGAGCTGAATACTCTCATTTATTTCCGAACTAG GCCAACTGATACCGAGGCTAGGGTAGTCAAGATAAGATCTAAtggtttttttgtgtttgttccCAA ATTCGGCATAGAAGGACCTGTATATTTGACAACAAGAGCTGAAAAGGGTAGCGGAGAATGGTATGTAGATGAACAAGAGCAGAAGATTAAAAAGATGGATGGTAGCTTTTCATACAGCATTTTGCAGACTGTACAAATTCACTTGGAGGTTGTGGAGCCTCAACCTAACCGGCCAAAGCTTCAGCTTACTCTCATCTAG
- the LOC11421751 gene encoding protein PIN-LIKES 7, with the protein MSFLEQLKVASAPIIQVLLISAVGAYMATEHGNNLLAADFRKSLNKIVFTAFTPALIFASFAKSVSLDDMISWWFMPVNIGLTFLFGGILGWIIVKLLKPNMKVEGLIIASCSSGNMGNLPVVIIPAICNQKVTPFGTHDACRTRALSYSFFSLALGGIYIWTFTYQLIRQSSVKYKAFKAAELLKIANTDLDTNAETQLLKGNDNVGDTENQILVDQALSTVPNSKSFMCRMVETSSHVLKEIMSPPTIATYLGFLFGGVKTLRNLIIGQDAPLKVIQDSIQLLGDGTIPCITLLLGGNLTQGMRSSSIKPLVLISIIIVKLFLLPVIGFFVVKAAANLGFLPLDPLFQYVLIIQYVLPPAMNISTMTQLFDVGTEEFSVILLWSYGAAAIALTLWSTFLLWSLS; encoded by the exons ATGAGTTTTCTGGAACAATTGAAGGTGGCATCTGCCCCAATTATTCAAGTCCTACTTATAAGTGCAGTTGGAGCTTATATGGCAACTGAGCATGGTAATAATCTTCTTGCAGCGGACTTTCGAAAATCGTTGAACAAG ATTGTTTTCACTGCATTCACTCCTGCACTTATATTTGCCAGTTTTGCAAAGAGTGTTTCTCTTGATGATATGATATCATG GTGGTTTATGCCAGTTAACATCGGACTCACCTTCTTATTTGGAGGGATCCTTGGATGGATAATTGTTAAGTTGCTAAAGCCAAACATGAAAGTGGAAGGTCTTATTATTGCTTCTTGTTCATCAG GAAATATGGGGAACCTTCCAGTTGTAATCATTCCTGCAATCTGTAACCAGAAAGTTACTCCATTTGGTACACACGATGCTTGCCGCACTAGAGCACTCTCGTACTCTTTTTTCTCtttggcg CTTGGTGGTATTTACATTTGGACTTTCACTTACCAACTGATTCGACAAAGTTCGGTGAAATATAAGGCATTTAAGGCTGCTGAACTCTTAAAGATTGCCAATACAGACCTTGATACTAATGCAGAAACTCAACTTCTCAAGGGAAATGACAATGTTGGAGACACTGAGAACCAAATA CTTGTAGACCAGGCTCTGTCCACTGTACCAAATAGCAAGTCTTTTATGTGTAGAATGGTGGAAACTTCAAGCCATGTTCTGAAAGAAATAATGTCACCTCCAACAATTGCTACT TATTTAGGTTTCCTCTTTGGTGGAGTCAAAACTCTAAGGAACCTAATAATTGGACAAGATGCTCCACTAAAAGTGATTCAAGACTCCATTCAGTTGCTAGG GGATGGGACAATTCCTTGCATCACCCTTTTGCTAGGTGGCAACCTTACACAAG GAATGCGATCATCAAGTATCAAACCATTGGTCCTCATTAGTATCATCATTGTTAAACTTTTCTTACTACCTGTTATtggattttttgttgttaaagcTGCTGCAAATTTAGGCTTCCTCCCACTAGACCCTTTGTTTCAGTATGTGTTGATAATACAGTATGTCCTGCCACCTGCAATGAATATTA GTACCATGACTCAGCTGTTTGATGTAGGCACAGAAGAGTTTTCAGTTATTCTTTTGTGGTCTTATGGTGCTGCAGCTATAGCACTCACTCTTTGGTCAACATTCCTCCTATGGTCATTATCTTAA